The following are from one region of the Apostichopus japonicus isolate 1M-3 chromosome 17, ASM3797524v1, whole genome shotgun sequence genome:
- the LOC139954708 gene encoding uncharacterized protein, producing MECGPQPYTFQLVRQRARPCDSTSTSSANPHDSTVGACVNVCAVLELPSSLDARLSNLDWCICGGCMKMPTAKECLCCSDLSALNDRVNEMGFESNNCIANHTDFPVLCLNRTVLRTNYIMQRHVRGDDTALPNQLPNRKYRFIAYRTFTAWSHGRSGKRNRCIIPACAVAAIRASFPEPDGNYKGYQDI from the exons ATGGAATGTGGACCACAGCCGTACACTTTCCAACTTGTTCGTCAGAGAGCAAGACCTTGTGACAGCACTAGTACCAGTTCCGCTAATCCACATGACAGTACTGTTGGTGCTTGTGTAAACGTTTGCGCCGTGCTTGAACTACCTTCCTCTCTCGATGCGAGACTATCGAATTTGGACTGGTGTATATGTGGAGGGTGTATGAAGATGCCAACGGCAAAGGAATGCTTGTGTTGCTCTGATTTGTCAGCGTTAAATGACCGTGTCAATGAAATGGGTTTTGAGTCGAACAACTGCATTGCAAATCACACAGACTTCCCTGTTCTTTGTTTGAATAGGACAGTGCTGAGAACGAATTACATAATGCAAAGACATGTGAGAGGTGATGACACAGCATTACCAAATCAACTTCCCAACAG AAAATACAGGTTCATCGCATACAGAACATTTACAGCTTGGAGTCACGGAAGATCAGGGAAAAGGAACAGGTGCATCATTCCAGCATGTGCAGTGGCAGCAATACGTGCATCATTCCCCGAGCCGGATGGAAACTACAAGGGATATCAAGATATATGA